The Coffea arabica cultivar ET-39 chromosome 2c, Coffea Arabica ET-39 HiFi, whole genome shotgun sequence genome includes the window TGCTTGAATAGTTCTGCTGAATTGCTAACTGTATTCTGTACCGTAAATGCAATAATTATTGTCTTGAGCATTTGTAATGTTAATCTTTCACTTTGGTGGTTGCAGGCTCTTTTCCCAGACAATACATATGGTGTTGATAGTGGTGGTGACCCTCAAGTTATTCCCAAGCTAACATTTGAGGAGTTTAAGGTTTTCTCAGCGTCCTGCTCCTATTTCCCGCGttaaatatttcttttcaagtgACTTTTTTGCTTATGAGATGTATTTTACTGGGTGCCActacatttttgtttttttcttaatGAAAGCATGTAATAGTTTATAAAGCATAAAGAAGCAAATGAATTATCATATTGACAGCATTCTTTGGCTGTTTGAAGCTCTATCTTATGACATAAGTATCTTACACGATATCAATTGTACTTAGTAGATTGTACGATATAATAATTTTGATGCCTGTTTCTTAATCAGTTGAATGAAAACCACCGTCTCCTTTTCTTGTGCGCCTGAGATAATTACCTTAAATAACTGCTGCTAGCGGTCCATTATTTGGAAAAGTATTTTGAACTTTTGAACATTGGTATGCCATGAGAATTATTTTCATTTCTACATTTCTAAAGAGAATGTGATAATTAAGTTCCAGGAGAATGCTGAGTTGGATGGCTTAATTTGGACCAACAGTGTTAACTTCGATTTGTTGCAAGCTTCAAAAAAGCTTAGTTATACCAATCAGATGATTAATTGAACGGCTTAGTTCATGATTTTCACACATGCTTTATAAAGAGGGGACCTTCGAACATGAATGATCCTTTACCCTTGCAGAAACTAGAATGTTTCTAGTTTCTGGCTTACTTTTAGTGGATAAAAGTATCAATTAGCAGACAGAACATATTTTTTGCTGGCAAAGTGCTGCAAAGCTCACACTGAGGGCAGAAAAATTAGCGCTTAAAAAGTTAGTATCTTATCCATATATGTGTACATATTCACATGGAAACAAACATGAGTAGCCTCATGCCAGGTGAAGATTCCCCATAAATGACTCATTTGTGATCAACATGTTGGTTTTGGTAGATGGAATGTCTAAGGCCTCAAACTTCCTTTTTGCATAGATGCCTGGCTGGATGTGAATATGTATACTAATTTGTCCATGTGTATACCTATTATGTTACTTTCATGCCTGTGCATTTACTGCATGGAGTTAAGATGAGTAGTGAAAACAATAACTTCATGTCTGTTGCATATTGATCTATAAGTTTCTTATGCAGGAGTTTCATCGCAAATATTACCATCCCAGCAATGCCAAGATATGGTTCTATGGAGATGATGACCCAAACGAACGCCTACGTATTTTAAGTGGTGCTGTTTTTACTTCTTATTCATTAGTTTTTCTGGATCTGGTTTGTGAAATGTTGTTTTTGTGGTGTTCATTTTCTAGCTACCTTGAGAGAATATATTCTTATTGCTTTTGCCAAATTTGGACCAACAGGAAAATCTGATGGGTCCTAGTTTATGCTGGTCAAATAACAAGATAATTTCCTTGTACTTTATACCCATCGTGGGAAGCGCACATATTATAGAGAAGGACTTGAATTTGTGTTATGCTAATTTCTTCGATTCATTAAACTTAGTATCTAAATTCTTAAATTCATGAGAAAAGAGTTAGCTGTGGTGTACCTGGATGAACAATACATCTTGATTCGTTTAACGCTATCAATCCTTTTGAGTCATTTGTATGTAAAAGCCTCTGACCACATTTTGATGTGTGTTTGCTCCAAATAGGAAATATCAAGTCACTCTTTGAcatgtttggaaatttgttGATTACTTAGCAGACACTTTTTGAGCCAAATGGGATTATAATTCTCACCAtgcaatcttttattttttcctcaaGGAAAAAAGCACTGGACACCTTATTGGATCAGTTTTACAATTTTATAAACGCAACTTTGGTAGTCTACGACTAACTATTGGACAAAATGAACTTGTTGGTGCCCTTgagatattttcttttattgttaAAAGATTTACTCCATCTACAGTAGGATCATGTATAATGTTCCTCAAAAAAATTGACATAAACTCCCTCCAATATCCGAAAATGGGCTCAGCTCGCTGTTTTGAGGTATTATATGCATATAAATACTTTTTTTACTCATGCAGAATGAATATGGTGGTgcatatttttgtttatttaattacCCAAGATGTCTTGATGACGCTGTATCCTATTTTTGCGAGCCCTTGTTATGCATTTCCTGTTTTTCATATTTAACACCAGGTAATTTGCTAATTATATGTCTAACTCTGGCCTTTTGGGAGGTGGCAAGTTGAATTGATGGTTTTGATGTGCATGAGAATATGACTTTATCTCCTTAAAATGCTTTAACTTACAACCTTCAAATTTTATTCCTCCAATGAAGTTATTCTTCCTTGTTAGCACATCCCATATTAATTTACGGTGAAAATTCACCTTAAATACCAAGATAGTAATGCTAAATTTCTCTGCAAGTTAGCTAAGGGGGTGTTATCATGTGCTTAATCTTCTTTGAAAGTAGCACTTCTCTTCAGTAACACTTAAATATCTGATGTTCCATTTTCTGGATGCAGAATACCTAGACATGTTTGATGCAAGTTCAGCTCCTAAtgaatcaataattcaaccacaGAAATTATTTTCAGAGCCAGTTAGGATTGTTGAGAAATATCCTGTTGCAGAAGGCGATGATTTGAAGAAGAAGCACATGGTTTGCCTTAATTGGCTACTCTCTGAGAAGCCACTAGACTTGGAAACTGAGCTTGCCATGGCTTTTTTGGACCATCTACTAATTGGCACCCCTGCTTCTCCTTTGAGAAAAATTCTGCTGGAAAGTGGTTTAGGGGAGGCTCTTGTTGGGGGTGGGATTGAAGATGAGCTCCTTCAGCCCCAGTTTAGTATTGGACTGAAGGGTGTCCAGGAAGATAACATTCAAAAGGTAGAAGAACTAATCATGAAGTGTTTAAAACAATTAGAAGAGGATGGTTTCGATTCAGATGCTGTGGAAGCATCATTGAACACGATTGAGTTCTCTCTTAGAGAAAATAACACTGGCTCATTCCCGCGTGGCTTAGCCCTGATGCTTCGTGCCATTGTAAGGATGCACTTCTTGAATAATCCAACTTGGGTTTTACCATTCTGTGTTTTTCTTGACCTCtaatttattgtttattttctGTTTTGGGATCCCCTTTTTGCAGGGAAAATGGATTTATGATATGGATCCTTTTGAACCATTACAATATCAGAAGCCTCTAATGAACTTGAAAGCAAGATTAGCAGAGGAAGGCTCCAAAGCTGTTTTTTCTCCACTAATAGAAAGGTTTATGTTGAAGAATCCACACCGGGTAACTGTTGAAATGCAGGTGACCTCTCACTAACAAAAAGGTTATAGGCTTTGGATAATATACTTTTAAAGTTTGTATGACGGAAATAAAGAACAATTTGGGTTGTGACAGCCCGATCCTGAGAAAGCTTTTCATGATGAAGAAGCAGAGAAGCAGATCTTAAACAAAGTCAAAGCAAGCATGACACAGGAGGATCTTGCTGAGCTGGCACGTGCAACAGAGGAGTTGCGGTTGAAGCAGGAAACCCCTGATCCACCAGAAGCTCTAAAAAGCGTACCAAGCCTCTCTCTCGAAGATATCCCTAAAAAACCTACATATGTGCCCACTGAGGTGATGATAACCCAGTTGATGGTGAAGTTGATAATATTTATATGCATTACTTTCTTAACCCATTACTAAACTTACAAATTGCAGGTTGGGGATATTAATGGCGTAAAAGTTTTGCAGCATGACCTCTTCACAAATGATGTTCTGTATGCAGAAGTTGTCTTTAACATGAGCTCATTGAAGCAAGAGCTGCTTCCTTTGGTTCCACTTTTCTGGTTAGTTGCCAGTTTGGATGGTTAATTGATGCTTTTCTATGCCATGTGTTTTTGTACATTTGATACCCATCATCCTATTGTAGGTTACGCCGGTTTTGAGGTTAAAAAATCTAGTTTCCTGAAgttttttgccatttttttgGGCTATCTGAACGTCTTGAGATGGCCATTTAAATTTAgtagagaagaaagaagaaaaacaaagttcaataaaaaataaataaataaaagagaagaaCAAAATAGATAGAGAAGAAAGTACAAGAAAGGAACTGAAACAATGTAGGCTGTGAAAAATCATCTGGAGATGGTGCATGGACTTACTGCTCATTATTTGTTATATTGAATATCTAATGCTGCTTCAATAATCATGATATTGGTAACATGTCACTGTTGAGTTGTAAGGGAAACCCTTAAGCTAAAGTATGGTCTCTTCAATTTGACTTATTTATCACTAGCATGGCAGACCAATTAGATGCTCTTTATGCAGGGTCAGTAATGTCCATGACTATACATTTGCAAATCCTGTAGCTTTACAGGATTTGTCTATTGGGCTACACTTATACTTTCTCCCATTTTAATAAGGCTTCACTTTATTGTAACCTACAAAAGTCATGGAGTTAATGAATGAAGCCTTCTATTTGTCAAAGAAAGGCTGTGCACAACTAGGCTTTCTGAGACTTTCCACGTTGGCCTTGACTGGGTTGCCTTTGTGGCTGCACTTTTCTGTGTCAAGCAACCAGTTTTTCGTGTCTCTTTTATAGCTGGAGTGAGTTGCAGGtaacccttttttttggggtttaagGGCAACTAATCCCCTAGCATAGTGAAAGAGGCAATTTAGACTTTGCGATCTAAACCTTGGTGAGATTTTTAAGCGTGAAATAGGCAACTTACAGGTCAAAAATGGTATTTAAGTTTAACAGAAAGGTCAACTTTTTAGGATTTATACTTGGTAGGTAATCTTGAAACTGGTTTCTGGATTTCTCAGTCTCTGTACTGGTTGCTCTAATCTTCCATGTAATGTGTTAAACAGTCAGGCACTAAAGGAGATGGGCACAAAGGATATGGACTTTGTACAACTAAACCAATTGATTGGAAGAAAAACTGGAGGCATATCAATCTACCCATTCACATCATCAGTGCAGGGCAAGGAGCATCCATGTACTCACATGGTAGTTCGAGGGAAAGCCATGTCCTCACGAACTGAGGACCTTTTTAACTTGGTAAAATCCTTTTCTCATGTTGGCAACTGGAGAGTAATTTCTGTTCATTGTTGTAAACTGTGTCTGAGAATGAAAGAGTGCCTAACATTTGGTAGTGTTCATTCATCTTTCATTGTCAGGCACTTCCTTTTCACAAAAAATGATCAATGGACCTGTTTCTACTAAGTTTCTAAATATGACAATGGCTAATTGGGGTTTTTATTTAACATTCTTTTTTTCATCACGGGTGCTTTTGAAATTTGAGGGAGAAGACAAAGGAGTCTATTTGTGATTTCAAAATCATCAGGAGTCAAGATGTCATAATCAAAATCTTTTTAATAATCATAAACTTGTTGTAAAGCAAATTCACTTTTGAGCAACCAGTGGCCTTTGGACAATCAACTGACAAAGATCATGAATTGGTTATTTGTAGATGAACCGCCTTCTTCAAGATGTCCAACTCACAGACCAAAAGCGTTTTAAGCAATTTGTCACTCAAAGCAAAGCAAGAATGGAGGTATCTATCAAGGTCATTGCACAATATATGATTTCTGTTCTACTTGTTAACCTTGCAAGTTGTTTGCTGTAGAATCGGTTGAGAGGAAGTGGTCATGGTATTGCGGCTTCTAGGATGGATGCGAAGCTTAATGCTGCTGGATGGATCGCGGAACAAATGGGTGGTGTCAGGTGATACAATTGAATGTCttcatttattttgcatttctacTTCTATAATTGTCAACTTTGTGCCTTGTAAATATTTAGTACCATTACTCATTTAAGAATTGTTGTAGCATGTTACATCCCTTTTTAAGCTTTGCTCCTCCTGTTCTGCATTTCTAAGTTCTGTGAACTTAGTACTTTAAACAACTCTTTGCTGGATTAGCTCATTACTGTAGCTTCTTTTGGTATGGATGTGGTGAAATGTCACATGCTTTTGTTTATCTTGTTGAGCATTGTAGGTTTTTGATTTGTTGAGGTTTTAAATTTTAACTTGTAGAGGGAGAAAGTGGTTCTCTATGAAAAATGGATTTAATGAGTCTGTTATCTGTAATGATTGCAGCTACCTTGAATTTCTGCGAGGTCTTGAAGAGAAGGTTGACAATGAATGGCCTGAAATTGCCTCCTCACTTGAGGAGATCAGGAATTCCCTGTTTTCAAAAGACAGATGCCTAATAAATCTCACTGCAGATGGAAAAAATCTTGCAAGTGCAGAAAAATATATCAGCAACTTCCTCGATTTGCTTCCTCGCTCTTCCTCAGTTGAATCATTTGCTTGGAGTGCGCGACTTCCTTCAACAAATGAAGCCATTGTGATACCTACTCAGGTTAGATGTACTAGTCATGTTAAATTCAGCTATTGGGTTTATGCTTTTATtggaatatttattttttagctTTTATGATACTATGTATCTAGGTAAATTATGTTGGAAAAGCAGCAAATCTGTACGATGCTGGATATCAGCTTAAAGGGAGTTCATACGTGATATCTAGGTACATCAGTAATACATGGTTGTGGGACCGTGTACGAGTTAGTGGAGGAGCTTATGGtggattttgtgattttgacacACACTCAGGTACAGACATAGGCGTTCATGTGTAGCTGCATCCTATTGTTAGCTTCATAAATCTAATGTTTAACTATGAAATTCTTTATTCAGGAGTCTTCTCATTTCTATCTTATCGCGACCCTAATTTGTTAAAGACGCTTGAAGTGTATGATGGAACAAGTGATTTTTTAAGACAATTAGAGATGGATGATGATAGTTTGACCAAGGCAATAATTGGGACCATAGGAGATGTAGATTCATACCAGCTACCTGATGCCAAAGGATATAGTAGGTACGTGCTTTGCCAACTCTCTATGTGGTTGTAAAAACACCAGTGATGGGCAGAATTTCTATCTTGTCCAAGATATTCTCCTCAAGACAATAAAGTATACAGGAAATACATGTCTTTCAATGACATAATGGACTATGATCACATCTTTGTTTACTAGCTTTGCGAGAAATGTTGTGACATGATATTTGACCTCATAAATagaattgaattttcttctgcAGGCCTCATTGTTCCTTTTAACTTTATCTTATCCTTCCTTTGAATCTCATATTGATTGGCATTATTGTTAACTATTTTGCTTCTTTTAGTTTACTACGGCATCTACTGGGAATAACAGAAGAAGAAAGGCAAAGGAGAAGAGAAGAGATCCTATCTACCAGGTAAAGTCTCCATAATTGAGACAGACATTAATGGGAAGGTCTGTTTATGCACCACCATAGAAGAACTTGAAGCATCTAGCTATAGATTTCTGTAGCAATTTAGCCAAGGGCTACATCTTTAGATTTTTTCTGTATGCTCCATCTCATTAGCTAATTCATCTAATATGGTATCCTTTTGCAAAGGTTGAGTGATTTTAGAGAATTTGCTGCTGTAATTGAGGCTGTTAAAGATAAAGGGGTGGTGGTTGCTGTGGCATCTCCAGATGATGTTGGAGCTGCACACAAGGAGCGTCCTGCCTTCTTCGAAGTCAAGAAAGCCCTCTAATATGTAAGAATTCCCATATtgtttaccaattttttcaTAGAAAAGGAATTAGTTTAGGGGTTTCAGTAATTTGAAAGATTACAAAATTGAAATGCATACCTCTGAACAAATGAAGAAACAATTATACATGATGGCGACACATTAAAATGCCTACAGAAGTTTGTCTTTATTTTGCTTGCCTCATGTATAAAACTGTTAAATATCGGGTGGAATATTGTTGGAGAGCCCTGATCTGTCGTAATTGGCAGTACTCCTTTGTGGAGCGATTCACGTTTTGATGGCAGAATGCATTTTTAGACTTTAGTCTTGATGGTGATACAATTATGGAAGTAAAATGGGAGCGCGATTGTCAGAGA containing:
- the LOC113726415 gene encoding presequence protease 1, chloroplastic/mitochondrial-like, which translates into the protein MERAALLRSLSSTSQLAGSRIFCRSLHRLPRFSPKRHRPLAKTQQRSILPCRHHLPLLTAVSHPSLHFRRDFSPYSIRAIATSAPQSSPEMLGADDDVADKLGFDKVSEQFIEECKSRAILYKHRKTGAEIMSISNDDENKCFGIVFRTPPKDSTGIPHILEHSVLCGSRKYPLKEPFVELLKGSLHTFLNAFTYPDRTCYPVASTNTKDFYNLVDVYLDAVFFPQCADNLQIFQQEGWHYELNDPSDDITFKGVVFNEMKGVYSQPDNILGRTSQQALFPDNTYGVDSGGDPQVIPKLTFEEFKEFHRKYYHPSNAKIWFYGDDDPNERLRILSEYLDMFDASSAPNESIIQPQKLFSEPVRIVEKYPVAEGDDLKKKHMVCLNWLLSEKPLDLETELAMAFLDHLLIGTPASPLRKILLESGLGEALVGGGIEDELLQPQFSIGLKGVQEDNIQKVEELIMKCLKQLEEDGFDSDAVEASLNTIEFSLRENNTGSFPRGLALMLRAIGKWIYDMDPFEPLQYQKPLMNLKARLAEEGSKAVFSPLIERFMLKNPHRVTVEMQPDPEKAFHDEEAEKQILNKVKASMTQEDLAELARATEELRLKQETPDPPEALKSVPSLSLEDIPKKPTYVPTEVGDINGVKVLQHDLFTNDVLYAEVVFNMSSLKQELLPLVPLFCQALKEMGTKDMDFVQLNQLIGRKTGGISIYPFTSSVQGKEHPCTHMVVRGKAMSSRTEDLFNLMNRLLQDVQLTDQKRFKQFVTQSKARMENRLRGSGHGIAASRMDAKLNAAGWIAEQMGGVSYLEFLRGLEEKVDNEWPEIASSLEEIRNSLFSKDRCLINLTADGKNLASAEKYISNFLDLLPRSSSVESFAWSARLPSTNEAIVIPTQVNYVGKAANLYDAGYQLKGSSYVISRYISNTWLWDRVRVSGGAYGGFCDFDTHSGVFSFLSYRDPNLLKTLEVYDGTSDFLRQLEMDDDSLTKAIIGTIGDVDSYQLPDAKGYSSLLRHLLGITEEERQRRREEILSTRLSDFREFAAVIEAVKDKGVVVAVASPDDVGAAHKERPAFFEVKKAL